In Arachis hypogaea cultivar Tifrunner chromosome 2, arahy.Tifrunner.gnm2.J5K5, whole genome shotgun sequence, a genomic segment contains:
- the LOC112742010 gene encoding uncharacterized protein has translation MGEEALCVQALADGEKENNEELRTELKRNYDQCDADTTESPNKKQAKEVSNDELRSEVFNPNISVTENALAFQDISSQPTESGNGNPAECGELTSTCFENSSSDETLSDEAGDHNINSTFRSDKDPSSSAISSCVVLEIPKHVSSTGIRKITFKFSKKKEDYDYQSPAPTYRPAGFAEGSNPYGFHGDDEEYMARADYSGGSLESLGGMGYAQNGDFNLYTRNMELKMSKKVVPNCYPTNVKKLLSTGILDGALVKYIYNPGKVELPGIIDGGGYLCGCSMCNYSRVLSAYEFEQHAGAKTRHPNNHIYLENGRPIYSIIQEIKTAPLSILDEVIKNVAGSSVNEESFLIWKESILQSNERAQGYKNYGTKFTGMPHKKTSQSVEILGQLSSIHVPSHFEQQLNVKQTTDEWKPVVKRSADGCTKRRDNDLHRLLFMPNGLPDGAELAYYVKGQRILSGYKQGNGIVCSHCDIEISPSQFEAHAGMAARRQPYRHIYTSNGLTLHDIALSLANGQNLMTGHSDDMCAVCGDGGDLVLCNQCPRAFHAACLGFECVPETSWRCLNCRNSAGNGRESSMMTSSMIRLTRVDKAPEFEMGGCVVCRANDFSVSKFDERTVIICDQCEKEYHVGCLREIGLCELEELPKDKWFCCDDCNRIYVALQNSVFAGPAIIPVSLSELITRKHEEKGLFTYGGMNDIKWRILSGKSRYPEHLPLLSRAAAIFRECFDPIVATSGRDLIPVMVYGRNISGQEFGGMYCIVLIVNSVVVSAGLLRIFGSTVAELPLVATSREHQGKGYFQVLFSCIERLLSSLNVEKLVLPAAGDAESIWTKKLGFRKMSEDQLSKYLKEVQLTLFNKTSMLEKRVQLAIE, from the exons ATGGGAGAAGAAGCTCTTTGTGTTCAAGCTTTAGCAGATGGAGAGAAGGAAAACAATGAGGAATTAAGGACGGAACTGAAGAGGAACTACGACCAATGTGATGCTGACACAACTGAGTCTCCTAATAAGAAACAAGCAAAGGAAGTTTCCAATGATGAATTGCGCTCTGAAGTTTTCAACCCGAACATTTCTGTGACTGAGAATGCTTTAGCTTTTCAGGATATTAGTAGCCAGCCCACGGAATCGGGAAATGGTAACCCTGCAGAGTGTGGGGAACTAACGTCCACTTGTTTTGAGAATTCAAGCTCTGATGAGACCTTAAGTGATGAAGCTGGTGATCACAATATCAATAGCACTTTTCGGAGTGATAAGGACCCCAGTAGCTCCGCAATTTCTTCTTGTGTTGTACTGGAGATTCCGAAGCATGTTAGTTCAACTGGGATTAGAAAAATTACTTTTAAGTTCAGTAAGAAGAAGGAGGACTACGATTACCAATCACCTGCTCCAACTTATAGACCTGCTGGCTTTGCTGAAGGCAGTAATCCCTATGGTTTTCATGGGGATGATGAGGAATATATGGCAAGGGCTGATTATAGTGGTGGTTCGTTGGAGAGCCTGGGTGGAATGGGATATGCTCAAAATGGAGATTTCAACTTGTACACTCGCAACATGGAGTTGAAGATGTCGAAAAAGGTAGTCCCCAACTGCTACCCCACAAATGTCAAGAAGCTGTTATCAACTGGTATCCTTGATGGAGCTCTAGTGAAGTATATTTACAACCCGGGAAAG GTTGAATTACCTGGGATTATTGATGGTGGTGGATATTTGTGTGGCTGTTCCATGTGCAATTATTCCAGA GTGCTTAGTGCCTACGAGTTCGAGCAGCATGCTGGTGCCAAGACTAGGCACCCAAATAATCACATATACCTAGAGAATGGAAGACCGATATATAGTATTATCCAAGAAATAAAAACTGCTCCACTCAGCATTCTAGATGAGGTTATAAAAAATGTCGCTGGTTCATCTGTCAACGAGGAGTCCTTTTTAATATGGAAAG AAAGTATTTTACAAAGCAATGAGAGGGCTCAGGGTTATAAGAATTATGGCACCAAGTTTACTGGCATGCCTCATAAGAAGACAAG CCAATCTGTGGAAATTTTGGGTCAGTTGTCTTCTATCCATGTGCCAAGTCATTTTGAGCAACAATTGAATGTGAAGCAGACAACTGACGAGTGGAAACCTGTGGTAAAAAGAAGTGCTGATGGTTGCACTAAAAGAAG GGACAATGATTTACACAGGTTACTCTTTATGCCAAATGGACTACCAGATGGTGCTGAATTGGCTTATTATGTTAAAGGACAG AGAATACTTAGTGGTTACAAACAGGGAAATGGTATAGTCTGTAGTCATTGTGATATAGAG ATAAGTCCATCACAATTTGAAGCCCATGCTGGAATGGCTGCGAGACGCCAACC tTACCGACACATATACACCTCCAATGGGTTGACACTTCATGATATAGCTCTGTCTTTGGCAAATGGTCAAAACCTGATGACGGGACATAGTGATGATATGTGTGCAGTATGTGGAGATGGAGGAGATCTGGTTCTTTGCAATCAATGCCCCAGAGCTTTTCATGCAG CATGCTTGGGTTTTGAGTGTGTTCCAGAAACAAGTTGGCGTTGTCTAAATTGTAGAAATAGTGCTGGTAATGGAAGAGAATCTTCTATGATGACATCAAGTATGATACGGTTGACACGGGTTGATAAAGCACCTGAGTTTGAAATGGGAGGATGTGTTGTCTGCAG GGCAAACGATTTCAGTGTGTCTAAGTTTGATGAGCGAACAGTAATAATTTGTGATCAG TGTGAGAAGGAGTATCATGTTGGTTGCTTACGGGAGATAGGGCTTTGTGAGTTGGAA GAACTGCCCAAGGATAAGTGGTTTTGTTGTGATGACTGCAATAGAATATATGTGGCTCTCCAGAATTCAGTTTTTGCTGGACCTGCCATTATACCAGTCTCCTTGTCAGAACTAATAACAAGGAAACATGAGGAAAAGGGACTATTTACCTACGGAGGCATGAATGATATCAAGTGGAGAATCTTAAGTGGAAAAAGCCGTTATCCGGAGCATTTGCCATTACTTTCTCGTGCTGCTGCAATTTTCCGA GAGTGTTTTGATCCCATTGTTGCTACATCTGGACGTGATCTGATTCCTGTTATGGTCTATGG GAGAAATATTTCTGGCCAAGAATTCGGAGGGATGTATTGCATTGTTCTAATTGTCAA TTCTGTTGTTGTATCTGCTGGGCTGCTTAGGATTTTTGGTAGTACTGTTGCTGAACTTCCACTGGTAGCTACTAGCAGAGAACATCAAGGAAAG GGTTATTTCCAAGTGTTATTCTCTTGCATAGAGAGGTTGCTGTCTTCTCTCAATGTAGAAAAGTTGGTGCTTCCTGCAGCTGGGGACGCAGAGTCAATTTGGACTAAAAAACTAGGCTTCAGAAAGATGAGTGAAGATCAG tTATCCAAATATCTTAAGGAGGTGCAGCTAACCCTGTTCAATAAAACTTCAATGCTGGAGAAGAGAGTGCAGCTTGCGATAGAGTGA
- the LOC112742028 gene encoding arginine biosynthesis bifunctional protein ArgJ, chloroplastic codes for MYSCIPHQLFLQLHSPSSRNPKVFPSCVPSSLRNLRICTVSMSKASSYIPAAPIFLPEGPWKEIPGGVTAAEGFKAAGMYGGLRAKGEKPDLSLVMCDVDAISAGSFTTNVVAAAPVLYCKKMLDISKTARAVITNAGQANAATGEAGYQDMLECVESLAKLLKVKPEEVLVESTGVIGQRIKKGEFLSSLPTLVGSLSSSVEGADAAAVAITTTDLVSKSVAIETMVGGTKVRVGGMAKGSGMIHPNMATMLGVITTDARVTSDVWRKMVQVAVNRSFNQITVDGDTSTNDTIIALASGLSGLGCISSLDSDEATQLQACLDAVMQGLAKSIAWDGEGATCLIEVNVVGADSEGEAAKVARSVAASSLVKAAVYGRDPNWGRIAAAAGYSGVSFHQNKLRVELGDILLMVGGEPQSFDRVAASNYLKRAGETHGTVRINISIGNGLGHGQAWGCDLSYDYVKINAEYTT; via the exons atgtattcGTGCATTCCTCACCAACTTTTTCTTCAGTTGCATTCGCCGAGTTCCCGAAACCCAAAG GTTTTCCCCTCATGTGTTCCTTCTTCTCTGCGGAATTTGAGGATCTGCACTGTTTCAATGAGTAAGGCTTCAAGTTACATACCAGCTGCTCCAATTTTTCTTCCTGAAGGACCTTGGAAGGAG ATTCCAGGAGGAGTTACTGCTGCAGAGGGATTTAAAGCTGCCGGAATGTATGGAGGATTACGTGCCAAAGGAGAAAAGCCCGACCTTTCACTTGTTATGTGTGACGTTGATGCTATATCTGCAG GGTCATTTACAACAAATGTGGTTGCTGCTGCACCAGTATTATACTGCAAAAAGATGTTAGATATTTCAAAAACT GCACGGGCTGTAATAACTAATGCAGGCCAAGCAAATGCAGCTACG GGTGAAGCAGGTTATCAGGACATGTTAGAATGTGTGGAAAGCCTTGCCAAG CTTCTAAAAGTGAAACCAGAAGAAGTATTAGTTGAATCTACTGGTGTAATTGGTCAAAGAATAAAGAAG GGGGAATTTTTAAGCTCACTTCCCACATTAGTGGGTTCACTTTCATCTTCAGTTGAAGG GGCAGATGCTGCAGCAGTGGCAATCACAACAACGGACCTTGTTAGCAAAAGCGTGGCAATTGAGACTATG GTTGGAGGGACTAAGGTAAGGGTTGGGGGAATGGCAAAAGGCTCTGGGATGATCCATCCAAATATGGCTACCATGCTCGGG GTAATAACAACTGATGCCCGGGTAACCAGCGATGTTTGGAGAAAGATGGTGCAGGTTGCTGTGAACCGAAGTTTCAACCAGATAACT GTAGATGGAGATACTAGTACTAATGACACTATTATTGCTTTGGCTAGTGGGTTATCTGGGTTGGGCTGTATTTCTTCACTGGACAGTGATGAGGCTACTCAACTTCAGGCATGCCTAGATGCG GTAATGCAAGGTCTTGCCAAATCAATAGCTTGGGATGGAGAGGGGGCAACATGCCTCATTGAG GTCAATGTAGTGGGTGCAGATAGTGAGGGTGAAGCTGCAAAAGTTGCTCGTTCTGTTGCAGCATCTTCACTTGTAAAG GCTGCTGTGTATGGCAGAGACCCTAATTGGGGACGCATTGCTGCTGCAGCTGGTTATTCTGGGGTCTCTTTCCACCAGAATAAACTTAGGGTGGAGTTGGGGGATATTTTGCTGATGGTTGGTGGGGAACCACAATCATTTGATCG GGTTGCTGCTAGTAATTATCTAAAAAGGGCTGGGGAGACTCATGGTACTGTTAGAATTAACATATCAATTG GCAATGGACTAGGACATGGACAAGCATGGGGATGTGATTTGAGCTATGATTATGTAAAAATTAATGCAGAATACACAACATGA